From the genome of Nakamurella flavida:
GCATCGGATCCAGTCCCTTCCCCGGCCGGCCGCTGCCGTTGGGGGCCACGGTGCAGGATTCCGGCACCAACTTCGCCATCCTGGCCGACCCCGATCAGCACGGCGACGGCGTGGAGCTGTGCCTGGTCGACGAGCAGGGCAACGAACGCCGGCTGGCCATGGAGGAACGCACCTACGGCATCTGGCACACCTTCGTCCCCGGCATCACCCACGGCCAGCGGTACGGCTACCGGGTCGCGGCGGGCGACCCGTCCAAGCTGCTGCTCGATCCCTACGCCCGGCGGGTGGACACCACCGACTACGACGTGGACGCCGCGTGCACGCCCGGGGTCGACACCGCCGGTCGCGCTCCGCTGGGTGTGGTCACCCGCCCGATCCGATCGGTGTCCTCCCGCCCCCGCGTGCCCTGGGGGCTCACCGTGCTCTACGAGGCGCACGTGGCCGGGTTGACGAACCTGCATCCCGACGTCCCGGAACGCCTGCGGGGCACGTTCCGCGGGGTGTGCCATCCGGCGGTGATCGACCACCTGCTGGCTCTGCAGGTCACCACCCTGGAACTGCTCCCGGTGCACGCCCATGCCACCGAGCCGGACCTGCTGGCGGCCGGCAGGGCGAACTACTGGGGCTACTCCACCCTCGGCTACTTCGCCCCGCACCCCTCGTACGCCGCCGTGCCGGGGCGCGAGCTCGAGGAGTTCGTCTGGATGGTGGACACGCTGCACGAGGCCGGAATCGAGGTCGTGCTGGACGTCGTCTACAACCACACCTGCGAGGGCGGGCCCGGGAAGACCGCGGCCCTGTCCTGGTCGGGCTTCTCACCGCGGTCCTACTACCTGCCCGACGGGCACGACATCACCGGCTGCGGACGCACCCTGGACCCGGGCTCGGTGCCGGTGACCCGGATGGTCACCGACTCCCTGCGCTACTGGGCCCAGGACCTCGGGGTGGACGGGTTCCGTTTCGACCTGGCCTCGGTGCACGGGCGGCCGCACGGCGGACCCTTCGACGCCGGCTCGGCGTTGCTCACCGCGATCGCCACCGACCCGGTGCTCTCCACCCTCAAGCTGATCGCCGAGCCGTGGGACGCCACCGGCGAGGGGTACGCGGTCGGCCGGTTCGGCACCGAGTGGTGCGAGTGGAACGACCGCTTCCGCGACAGCACCCGCGACTTCTGGCGGGGCGCGCCCGGTGTGCGCGACCTGGCCTACCGGCTCTCCGGATCCTCCGACCTGTACGGCGCCACCCGCCGACCCTGGGCCTCGATCAACTTCGTCACCGCGCACGACGGTTTCACCCTACGCGATCTGGTCTCCTACGACCACAAACACAACGAGGCGAACGGGGAGAACAACCGCGACGGGACCGACAACAACCGGTCCGGCAACAACGGCGCCGAGGGCGAGACGGACGACCCCGCCATCCAGGCCCGCCGGCTGCGCCAGGCCCGCAACCTGGCCGGCACGATGATCCTCTCCACCGGGACGCCGATGATCGTCATGGGCGACGAGATGTGGCGGACCCAGGGCGGCAACAACAACGCCTACTGCCAGGACAACGAGATCGGTTGGCTGGACTGGTCGGGCCTGGCCGGGCTGACCGACGGCGCCGGGGACACCGTCGGCGTCGAGAGCGAGGACTCGCCGCAGCCGCCGACCGCGCAGGCCAGCATGCTCGCCTTCGTGCGCCGCACCCTGCGCGTGCGGCAGGATGCCCCGGCCCTGCACCAGGGCGAGTTCTTCGAGGGTCGGGCGCCCATCGGTGGCGACGGGATCGCCGACCTGGTGTGGTTCACCGAGTCCGGCGCACAGATGAGCATGAACGACTGGTTCGACGGCTCCCGGCAGACCCTGCTGATGTGGATCGACGGCCGGGACGTCCGCGGCCATTCCGCGATGGGCGAACCGTTGATCGACCGCTCGTGGCTGCTGCTGCTGCACGCCGGGCCCGATCCGCTCACCGTCCGCCTGCCCGGCACCCCGTACGCCGACTGCTACACGCCGGTCGTCGACACCGACACCGTCGACGGCGCCCCGGCCGACACCACCCCACTCACACCGGGGGTGGAGCTGACCGTGCCGGGGCGGACCCTGTGGCTGCTGCAGGCGAACCGGGACGGGAGCGTCCCGCCGTTCGACGGGCCGGCGGTTTCCGACGCGACGGAGCCGGCCGCTCTCCCCGCCGCCGGCTGACCGGACCGGGTCACCGGGGCAGGTCGAGCAGCCAGTCCAGCGTCACCGGGACGGCCGCCAGCACCGAGATGTGACCATCGGCGGGACGCAGCCACAGTTGTGCGTCCGGGCAGCCGTCCACCAGGGCCCGTGCGTGCGACGCCGGCACCACCCGGTCGCGCTCCCCCTGCACGACCAGGACGGGCGCCCGCACGTCGCGGAGGTCGAACCCCCACGGCGCGGCGAACGCGACGTCGTCGTCGATCAGGCCGTCCGGACCGTCCTGGTCGGCCAGGCCGACATCGCGGCCGAGCTCAGCCCACGGTCCGGCCAGGGCGGCGTAGTCGGCGTCCACGAAACTGGCTTCGTCGAACTCGTCCGTCTCGGCGAACGTGGACCGGGCGGAACGCCCCTGCGCGGCCGCGACCAACCCGCCGGGCGCCACCATCCCGGCCGTCCAGTCCCGGAGGGCCTGCGGTGGGCACAGACCGGCCAGGGTCACCACGCCGGTGATCCGACCGGGGAGCAGGGCGGCGCAGGCCAGCGCGTGCGGTCCCCCACCGGAAGCTCCCATCACCGCGAACCTCCCGAGGCCCAGGCTGTCGGCGATGTGTCCCACGTCCGATGCGGCCGAGGCGACATCACGACCGGGACGCGGCGTGGACCCGCCGTACGACGGGCGGCCGTAGCTGACCAGTCGGATCCCTCGGGCCCGGGCCGCCTGCACCACGGGCTCCAGAGGCGCTCCCGTCTGCGGAGACCCGTGGTGCCAGACGACGGTGAGACCGGTGGTCGGACCGTCCGGGTCCGGCGGGACGAGATGGCAGACCAGCCTGCCTCCGTCGGGCAGGGCGACCTGGCGGGTGTCGACGTCGATCACAGCACTCCTCCCGGCCGAGGCGTGGTGGGGCCCCGGCACCCGGGGTCGACCCGGCCGGCCGGCCGGATTCATCGGTCCCCGGGGATCCGGCGGGATCCGCGGCCGGGGCGTATGCCGAGGTGCCGCGCACCCACCCGGGGGTGGATGCGCGGCACGACGGCAATGTGGGGATCAGTGGATGCGCGGGCGCCTCCGGATGGTGAGGGCGAGACCGACCAGGACGAGCAGCAGCGCGGCCGGCACGGCCCCGCCGAGACCGAACCCGGTGGAGGCCAGGGATCCCTGGGTGGTGCGGGCGATGGTCTGCTCCCCGGCGACGGCCGGGGTGCGGTTCGGGCTGGTGGTCATGGTGGTGGTCATGGCCGGGGCTGGCGCCGGGGCGGAGCGGAGGATTCCGCCGCCCAGGCCGGGTCCGCCGGTGCGGACGAGGACGGGCAGGGCCGGGGTGGTGATCTGGGGAGTGGTGATCTCGGGGTCGGTGACCTCGACGATGGGCGTGTCGGTGGGGTCGACCGGGGTCGGGTGGGTGGACTCGGTCGGGGTGGTCGGGGTGGTCGGGGTGGTCGGGGTGGTCGGGGTGCTGCAGGTGCCGTCGGCGTCGCCGGGCAGCCCGATGCCGATGCCGCAGACGGTCACCGGGACGTCGATGACCGGGGTGCCGGGGTTGCCGGGGGTGGTGCCGGCGCCGGTTCCGCCCGGCGTGGTGCAGGTGGTGTCGACATCGCCGAGGACCCCGGCGCCGATGCCGCAGACGGTCACCGGGACGGTGATGACCGAACCGCCGCCGTTGTCGGCCGGAGTGGTGCAGGTGGTGTCGGCGTCACCGAGGACGCCCGCGCCGATGCCGCAGACGGTCACCGGGACCGTGACGACCGGGGCGGTGCCGGGCGTGCCGGTTCCGGTTCCGCCGGTGGTGTCGGCGGGGGTGGTGCAGGTGGTGTCGGCGTCACCGAGAACCCCTGCGCTGATCCCACACACCGTCACCGGGACGTCGACGACCGAACCGCCGTTGTTGTCGGCCGGGGTGGTGCAGGTGGTGTCGGCGTCACCGAGGACGCCCGCGCCGATGCCGCAGACCGTCACCGGGACGGTGACGACCGGGTTGCTGCCGGAGGCGCCGGGTGTGGTGCCGGCGGGGCTGGTGCAGGTGCCGTCGGCGTCGCCCAGGACGCCCACGCCCACACCGCAGACCGTGACCGGGATGTCGACGAGCGTGCCACCGCCGTTGTCGGCGGGGGCGCTGCAGGTGCCGGTGGCGTCGTCGAGCACGCCGATCCCGATACCGCACACGGTGACCGGGACGGTCACCACTGCGGGCTCGTCGTCCGCCGCGGGGGCAGGAGCGGGTTGGGGAGCCGGTGCCGGTGCCTCGTTCTGGCCGCCGGTGAGGACGTCGATGTCCACGTCGGTCACGGTGACCGGCACGTCGACCACCGCCGGCCCATCGTCAGCAGGCGCAGGCGCATCGTCCTGACCGCCGTTCAGGACGTCGACGTCGACGTAGATCACGGTGACCGGCACGTCGATCAGCGCCGGCTCATCGGCAGCATCCTCGGGAACTGGCGCCGGTGCGGGGGCAGCGTCCTGGCCGTCGGACAGGACGTCGATGTCGACGTCGGACACGGTGACCGGCACGTCGAGCAGTGCGTCGGTGTCGTCGGCGGTACCGGGGTCGAGCACCCCGACCGAGGCATCGGCCTCGACGCCGAGCGAGGCCTGGATCAGGGCGGGGTCGTGCCCGATCGTGACGTCGGCGGACGCCGCGGCGGAGACGTCGGCGGTGAGGGTGGTGTCCGACGACGACGGTCCGGTGTCGGTGGCCGAGGCCAGGCCGGTGCCCAGGAAGAGCAGGCCGCCGGTGAGGGCGCTGAGGTGCAGGGTGCGGGTGAGGGCGGCGCGGTGTGCGCCGTGGGGGGACGAGCGGAACGAAGACATGAGGGAACTCCCGTGGAGGGTGCGGATGGGTGACACGGGGTGCCGTCCACGACACGGGGGTGTGTGGGGTGCGGAGGACAGTAAATGACCGACCGGCGTGGACCCTGCGAAAGGCGGGTCGGGGCGCGGTCGGGCTCCGGGGAGTGGGTCAGTCGGGGGAGAACGAGGGGCGGTACGCGCGGGCGGTGTCCCGCCGGTGGTCGGTGTGCGCGGCCAGCGAGGTGCCGGTCGGGGCGTGCAGGTCCGCGTCGGCGGTGACCGCCGCGGCGGACCCGGACGAGGAAGCGCCGGCGAGGCCACTGGTGGCACACCCGCCCACGGCTGCGGCGGCAGGGTCACCCCAGGGGGTCGACCGGACGGACAGATCGGCGTTCGCCACGACGGCGGGGCTCGAGGCGGCCGGCGCCACCGCGGCGCCGGCCGGTTCCGGCACGACCGGGACGTCCGGGGAGAAGGACACGGACCGGGGCGCGCCCAGGGTCAGCGCAGCGGCGGCCACGGCCTGATCGGTGGCCGGGACGACCATCGGCCCGGTACGGAACGCCACGGTGGACGCGATCGCGTCGTCGGCGGCTCCGCCCGCGAGAACAGCAGTGGCGGCACCCGGCAGACCGGCACCCGCGACCACCCCGGCGGGAACGACATCCTCGCCGACCGCAGGGGCCGACGAGAGACCCGAACCGGCCGGGGCGACGAAGGACTCCACAGCCGGGGCGACGACCTCGGTCGCGGGCTCGACCACGTCGACGACCGGGGCGACCACATCGGTGACCGGTTCGACCACCGGAACGACCACATCGGTGACCGGGGCGACCACATCGACGACCGGCTCGACCACCGGAACGACGACGTCGACGATGGGCTCGACCATCTCGGTCACGGGCGCGACGACGGGAACGACCACATCCACTGCGGGACGAACGATCTCGGCCACCGGCGCGACCACCGGTGCGGCAGTCTGCCGGACCACCGGAGCCACCTGCTCGACGACGGGCGCGACGGGGGCGAGGACCTGCTCGACGACGGGTGCGGCCTGCTGAGCCACGGGCGCCACCGGCGCGGCGGCGCGTTCGACCACCGGCGCGACCTGCGGAACGACGGGCGCGACGACTGCGGCGACCGGGTCGGTCACCGCCTCGACCACCGGCGCGGCCTGCTGCACGACCGGCGCGACAGCCTCGGCCACCGGCGCCACCCCGTCGGCGGCCAGATCTCCCAGTTCGCCGACCAGGGAGCCACCGGCGGCGGCAGCAGCGGACACACCGGCCGGAGGGGCTGCGGCGCCGGCCTGCGCGTCGGTCAGCACCGCGCCCAGCACGAGAGCGAGGAACGCCAGCCCGGAGACGACCAGGGCGCGGACCATCAGCGTCCGGAACACCGATCGAGGACCCGGGACATGCAGGGAGACAGCCGGTCCGGATGTCGTCATCGGAGCCGCCTCCCCTCTCTGAGCAGTTCGCAGAGCCGACGTGCAGGGGGCGCCGGCGAGGACCGTCCGCCCTCCGTCCACGGTACAACCGGGCTCGTGGCTCCGTCATCGCCCGTGGCGGTGGCCTCCCGAGTACGGCCGGTCACCATTCGGTGCAGAGGGGCGGACATGACCCCCGGAGGGATGACATGTGCGGTGCAGACCCATCCGACGGGCCCCTCGCGGGATGCGCCTCCCCCACCTCAGGTCACCGACGACCATCCTCGTCACCGTTCGGACCACCGCACGGACCACGCGCCGGCGCACCGGCGGAGGTCCGCTCCGGGAGCGATGATGGGGCCGCAGCCGCCGACCCCGCGGCAGCCACCCCCGTCCACCGCTGCGCGGGGTGTCGACACCACCGGGGAGGGCTCCCGCCCGACCCCCGACCGCTGACCACCGGTGATGCTGCGGCGTTCGTGATCGACGCGGCGTCCGGCGAAACCGTGACCGCCTGCGCAGTGGCCACCCTGGACCGACGTCTCCCCGGTCCCGGGTTCGCCACCGGCCTGTCCGGGAGCATGTCCTCCGTGTTCGTGGAACCGGACCACCGTGGCCGCGGACTGGCCAGGGCGGTGGTCACCGCGGCCGTGCAGTGGCTGGACGGAGCGGGCGCGGAGATCACCGACATCCACGCCACCCCGGCGGCGGAGCACCCGTACCGCTCCCTCGGCTTCGCCCGCGCCCGGTCGACACCCCTGAGGCGACCGAGGCCCTGATGGCAGCACCCAGGTGCGCGCCCGCTCCGGTCCGGCCGGCCCCCGGCGACACTCCCCGGGGCGTCCGGCCCGGCGGTTACCGTGTCCGCATGATCGTGTGCATCCCCGACCCGGCGTCCGCTCCCCTGCTCGGTGACCTCCCGGCCGAGGTCGAGGTGATCGCCTGGGACGGGTACGGCGACGAGCCGGAGAACCTGCGTCACACCCGGATCTGGGTGCCCCAGGTGGAGGACGCCGACGAGCTCCCCCGCAAGTTCGCCGCGATGCCCGAGCTCGAGGTGATCCTGCTGCTGAGCGCCGGCGTCGAGGACATGGTCGGGCACATCCCCGATGGTGTCGTCATGTGCGACGCACGGGGGGTGCACGGCAGCTCCGTGGCCGAGCTGGTGCTGGCCCTGGTGCTCGCCTCCCAGCGGCGGCTGCCGCACTTCCTGGACGCGCAACGCGAGGGCCGGTGGGACCTCGTCGAGGGCGAGGACATGCGTGACAAGCGGGTCGTGGTGGTCGGCGCCGGCGACCTCGGGGAGCAGACAGCTCGCCGGCTCCGGGCCTTCGACGCCGAGCCGGTCATGGTCGCGCACAGCGCGCGGGAAGGTGTCCACGCGACCGACGAGCTGCCCGACCTGCTGCCGGACGCCGACGTCGTCGTGCTGACCCTGCCCCTGACTCCGGGCTCGGAGGGCATGGTCGACGCCGACTTCCTGGCCCGGATGGCCGACGGTGCCCTGCTCGTGAACGTCTCCCGCGGGAAGATCGTGGACACCGACGCCCTGCTGGCCGAGCTGACCAGCGGCCGACTGCGGGCCGCGCTGGACGTGGTCGAGCCCGAGCCGCTGCCCGCCGGCCACCCGCTCTGGACTGCCCCCGGCCTGATCCTCACCCCGCACGCGGCCGGCCACATCAGCCAGGCCGGGCCCCGCGCGTTCGCCCTCGTCGGTGACCAGATCCGCCGCTACGTGGCGGGAGAAGAGCTGATCAACGTGGTCGAGGGCGAGTACTGACCCTGCCCCACCCGTCGCGGCGGTCGGCACGGGAAGAGCCTCGGGCAGCGTTCGGATGATCGTGACCGGCCGACGACCGGTCAGAGCAGGTGCGGCGCCCGGGGTCCACCCGTTCGGCCGAGCGATGAATTCCCCGGCCGCGGACGGTCGAACGGACGTACGCTCAGCCGGCAGTGGCCCCAACGACCGTGGCCGTGCCGACCTCCCGCGTTCCCCTGCGCTCGACACCCACGATTGACACGGAGCACCGCCATGTCCGACCGCGCCCTCGGCGATCCCCCCGCCGCCACCGAATCCCAACCCCTGGACCCGCGGCGGTGGATCGCCCTCGTCGTCATCGG
Proteins encoded in this window:
- a CDS encoding GNAT family N-acetyltransferase, with product MCGADPSDGPLAGCASPTSGHRRPSSSPFGPPHGPRAGAPAEVRSGSDDGAAAADPAAATPVHRCAGCRHHRGGLPPDPRPLTTGDAAAFVIDAASGETVTACAVATLDRRLPGPGFATGLSGSMSSVFVEPDHRGRGLARAVVTAAVQWLDGAGAEITDIHATPAAEHPYRSLGFARARSTPLRRPRP
- a CDS encoding alpha/beta fold hydrolase, translated to MIDVDTRQVALPDGGRLVCHLVPPDPDGPTTGLTVVWHHGSPQTGAPLEPVVQAARARGIRLVSYGRPSYGGSTPRPGRDVASAASDVGHIADSLGLGRFAVMGASGGGPHALACAALLPGRITGVVTLAGLCPPQALRDWTAGMVAPGGLVAAAQGRSARSTFAETDEFDEASFVDADYAALAGPWAELGRDVGLADQDGPDGLIDDDVAFAAPWGFDLRDVRAPVLVVQGERDRVVPASHARALVDGCPDAQLWLRPADGHISVLAAVPVTLDWLLDLPR
- a CDS encoding 2-hydroxyacid dehydrogenase, yielding MIVCIPDPASAPLLGDLPAEVEVIAWDGYGDEPENLRHTRIWVPQVEDADELPRKFAAMPELEVILLLSAGVEDMVGHIPDGVVMCDARGVHGSSVAELVLALVLASQRRLPHFLDAQREGRWDLVEGEDMRDKRVVVVGAGDLGEQTARRLRAFDAEPVMVAHSAREGVHATDELPDLLPDADVVVLTLPLTPGSEGMVDADFLARMADGALLVNVSRGKIVDTDALLAELTSGRLRAALDVVEPEPLPAGHPLWTAPGLILTPHAAGHISQAGPRAFALVGDQIRRYVAGEELINVVEGEY
- the glgX gene encoding glycogen debranching protein GlgX, whose translation is MPRRVPRVQHAYAGSFTPLGGPSAPWGDEAGAVPGAANPAAVRRIGSSPFPGRPLPLGATVQDSGTNFAILADPDQHGDGVELCLVDEQGNERRLAMEERTYGIWHTFVPGITHGQRYGYRVAAGDPSKLLLDPYARRVDTTDYDVDAACTPGVDTAGRAPLGVVTRPIRSVSSRPRVPWGLTVLYEAHVAGLTNLHPDVPERLRGTFRGVCHPAVIDHLLALQVTTLELLPVHAHATEPDLLAAGRANYWGYSTLGYFAPHPSYAAVPGRELEEFVWMVDTLHEAGIEVVLDVVYNHTCEGGPGKTAALSWSGFSPRSYYLPDGHDITGCGRTLDPGSVPVTRMVTDSLRYWAQDLGVDGFRFDLASVHGRPHGGPFDAGSALLTAIATDPVLSTLKLIAEPWDATGEGYAVGRFGTEWCEWNDRFRDSTRDFWRGAPGVRDLAYRLSGSSDLYGATRRPWASINFVTAHDGFTLRDLVSYDHKHNEANGENNRDGTDNNRSGNNGAEGETDDPAIQARRLRQARNLAGTMILSTGTPMIVMGDEMWRTQGGNNNAYCQDNEIGWLDWSGLAGLTDGAGDTVGVESEDSPQPPTAQASMLAFVRRTLRVRQDAPALHQGEFFEGRAPIGGDGIADLVWFTESGAQMSMNDWFDGSRQTLLMWIDGRDVRGHSAMGEPLIDRSWLLLLHAGPDPLTVRLPGTPYADCYTPVVDTDTVDGAPADTTPLTPGVELTVPGRTLWLLQANRDGSVPPFDGPAVSDATEPAALPAAG